TTTACGATACCGCGCTGGTTATGCGCCCCTTTCCTGCTTATCTCTTTGGAGCATGGACAAAGCGTTGTAACAGGCACTGTAATCTCAAGGACAAAATCCTTTTTGTCGCCCAGCGAGCCGGTAAATCTACACCTGTATTCCATTAAACCCTTTGCCTTTGAAACAGGCGCCGCCTTTTCAATAAAATAGGGGAATCCCACCTCCATATGCGCTGTCTGCGCATTGAACCTCTTTTTCATTTTTGCCAGAATATCCGGAAAATTCTTTACAGTAATCTCCCCCCTGTGCTCGTTTAATATCTCTATAAACCTGCTCATGTGGGTGCCTTTAAAATGATGAGGCAGGTCCACATACATATTTACAGAGGCGATTGTGTGTTGGAATTTATTCTTCTT
The DNA window shown above is from Deltaproteobacteria bacterium and carries:
- the folE2 gene encoding GTP cyclohydrolase FolE2, which codes for MKNIKDIQSQPDFRKIAIDKVGVKDISYPIVVLDKKNKFQHTIASVNMYVDLPHHFKGTHMSRFIEILNEHRGEITVKNFPDILAKMKKRFNAQTAHMEVGFPYFIEKAAPVSKAKGLMEYRCRFTGSLGDKKDFVLEITVPVTTLCPCSKEISRKGAHNQRGIVKVNLRFKGFIWIEDIIKIVEASASSQVYSLLKRPDERYVTEHAYDNPRFVEDVVREVASKLEALKGIIWFSIEAENLESIHNHSAYAYLEKT